In Burkholderia savannae, one genomic interval encodes:
- a CDS encoding DUF7249 family protein, which produces MYNGHKNWHHWNVSLWINNDGWLYNEARRCVRGSRNKRVAAEYLLMTLTECGITHTPDGAPYGVSSIRAAMVGM; this is translated from the coding sequence ATGTACAACGGGCACAAGAACTGGCATCACTGGAATGTGAGTCTGTGGATTAACAACGATGGGTGGCTGTACAACGAAGCACGTCGTTGTGTTCGCGGCTCCCGCAACAAGCGCGTAGCGGCAGAGTATCTGCTCATGACCTTGACGGAATGTGGAATCACGCACACGCCGGACGGGGCACCGTACGGCGTTAGCAGCATCCGCGCCGCAATGGTTGGCATGTAA
- a CDS encoding VOC family protein: MKLRKITNNARELLLPGGVRVLFSYEDAVAAYHPDMGWIKSSSEMTKATAFVVKEWLYEQDAENVRPVDQAVLDTLLVK, translated from the coding sequence ATGAAACTACGGAAGATCACCAACAACGCCCGCGAGCTTTTGCTTCCGGGTGGCGTTCGTGTCCTGTTCAGCTACGAAGACGCCGTTGCGGCTTACCACCCCGACATGGGCTGGATCAAGTCTTCGTCCGAAATGACGAAGGCGACCGCATTCGTCGTCAAGGAGTGGCTGTACGAGCAAGATGCCGAGAACGTGCGCCCTGTCGATCAGGCCGTTCTCGATACCTTACTCGTGAAGTAA
- a CDS encoding undecaprenyl-diphosphate phosphatase: MSLWFLVFLSVLQGVTELFPVSSLGHTLLVPALFGMHIDKHAPQLLPFLVALHLGTAFALLWYFRERWIALIAGFFASLNGRKNDEGHLMWALIIGTIPAGLVGLLLEKRIERVFHDLRIVAIALIVNGILLWLGDRIQRARAHQPPEKLTFKQAFFVGLAQVGALIPGFSRSGLTMIAGNAAGLTAEKAAEFSFLLGTPIIFAAGLLELPKLFHAPDQLADALLGGVLTAIAAYLSVRFLMRYFEGRGRLASFGLYCVLAGLLCLGWFMFHTQPV, encoded by the coding sequence GTGAGCCTCTGGTTTCTGGTATTTCTGAGCGTCCTGCAGGGCGTCACCGAACTCTTTCCCGTCAGCAGTCTGGGGCATACGCTCCTCGTCCCCGCGCTTTTCGGCATGCACATCGACAAGCATGCGCCGCAATTGCTGCCGTTCCTCGTCGCGCTGCACCTCGGCACCGCGTTCGCGCTGCTGTGGTACTTCCGCGAGCGCTGGATCGCGCTGATCGCCGGCTTCTTCGCGTCGCTGAACGGGCGCAAGAACGACGAGGGCCATTTGATGTGGGCGCTCATCATCGGCACCATTCCGGCGGGGCTCGTCGGGCTGCTGCTCGAAAAACGCATCGAGCGGGTGTTCCACGACTTGCGCATCGTCGCGATCGCGCTGATCGTCAACGGCATCCTGCTGTGGCTCGGCGATCGCATCCAGCGCGCGCGCGCGCATCAACCGCCCGAAAAGCTGACGTTCAAGCAGGCGTTTTTCGTCGGTCTCGCGCAGGTCGGCGCGCTGATCCCGGGCTTCTCGCGCAGCGGCCTGACGATGATCGCCGGCAACGCGGCGGGGCTCACGGCGGAGAAGGCGGCGGAATTCTCGTTCCTGCTCGGCACGCCGATCATCTTCGCGGCGGGGCTGCTCGAACTGCCGAAGCTCTTTCATGCGCCCGATCAACTCGCCGACGCGCTGCTGGGCGGCGTGCTGACCGCGATTGCCGCGTATCTGAGCGTGCGTTTCCTGATGCGCTACTTCGAAGGGCGCGGGCGGCTCGCGTCGTTCGGCTTGTACTGCGTGCTCGCGGGCCTGCTCTGCCTCGGCTGGTTCATGTTCCACACGCAGCCGGTTTGA
- a CDS encoding aldose epimerase family protein, whose product MPSFQNQDILELTAGASLARVAPQAGGRLLSWSIGDASIVFWPQAADWSNPAKIRGGNPLLFPFLGRHRVDGRIGFWRDGAGVVRELPMHGFARDLPFDAQTDADGQGVTLTLESSDRTRAGFPFEFRFAARYRLVDERTLDVELTTTNLGDAPLPHYAGHHFYFALPHAERVSTVLELPPTQRRRQLDDGSIGAPEAGLPRYTLDDASILDRFHCLGGVPAEPVRVLMAGRGHAVEIDLNRPGSAPWYAVTTWTEAPGSDFYCVEPWLGLPDAIHNGLGLRHVAPGATETAALRIRVTPLA is encoded by the coding sequence ATGCCTTCTTTTCAGAACCAGGACATCCTCGAACTCACCGCCGGCGCGTCGCTCGCGCGCGTCGCGCCCCAAGCGGGCGGTCGGCTGCTGTCATGGAGTATCGGCGACGCGAGCATCGTCTTCTGGCCGCAAGCCGCAGACTGGTCCAATCCGGCGAAGATCCGCGGCGGCAATCCGCTGTTGTTCCCGTTTCTCGGCCGTCACCGGGTCGACGGACGAATCGGCTTCTGGCGCGACGGCGCGGGCGTCGTCCGTGAACTGCCGATGCACGGCTTCGCGCGCGATCTGCCGTTCGACGCGCAAACGGACGCCGACGGCCAAGGCGTCACGCTGACGCTCGAAAGCAGCGATCGCACGCGCGCCGGCTTCCCGTTCGAATTCCGCTTCGCCGCACGCTACCGGCTCGTCGACGAGCGCACGCTCGACGTCGAGCTGACCACGACCAATCTCGGCGACGCACCGCTGCCGCACTATGCCGGCCATCATTTCTATTTCGCGCTGCCGCACGCCGAGCGCGTGTCGACCGTGCTCGAGCTGCCGCCGACGCAACGCCGCCGCCAACTGGACGACGGCTCGATCGGCGCGCCCGAGGCGGGCCTGCCCCGCTACACGCTCGACGACGCGAGCATTCTCGATCGCTTCCACTGCCTGGGCGGCGTCCCCGCCGAGCCGGTGCGCGTGCTGATGGCCGGCCGCGGGCATGCGGTCGAGATCGACCTGAACCGCCCGGGCTCGGCGCCGTGGTATGCGGTGACGACGTGGACCGAGGCGCCCGGATCGGATTTCTACTGCGTCGAGCCGTGGCTCGGGCTGCCGGACGCGATTCACAACGGCCTCGGCCTGCGCCACGTCGCACCGGGCGCGACCGAAACCGCTGCGCTGCGCATTCGCGTGACGCCGCTCGCGTAA